The Winogradskyella schleiferi genome has a window encoding:
- a CDS encoding SusC/RagA family TonB-linked outer membrane protein, producing the protein MYNNLIDFLFFYSDKEKTKRFSSTKSFSLMLFALFVFGSGFSYSQSITVTGTVIAQDIGGPVPGASVLVKGTSNGTSTDFDGNYSLNISNPNATLVFSYIGYATQEIKVAGKSTIDVVLEPSSENLDEVVVIGYGTSRKSDLTGSVVTIGGDDLKQQNIANVSETLTGRLAGVQVLNTEGSPDSEVQIRVRGAGSLTQDSAPLVIVDGFPVNSINDISPSNIENISVLKDASSTAIYGSRGANGVIIVTTKSGKVGKMAVSLNTTYGNKTIAKTIDVLEPEDFVLWQREYWLLRDTPEVYDETYGLYQDYDQYVGMQGNDWQRLIYGRTGDVQNHDLSVRGGSEKFNYNFNYALYDEKAIMVGSDYRRSNVSLALKNKASDKIDLSFTIRYADTEVNGGGANEQNEVSSADSRLKHSIRYSPIPLAAFDPTNTDEAIFSELVNPFIAVNDNQQQKLRKNLNLLGSFSWDVINNLTFRSDVGLNTTNDLDYRFYGKSTYFSSNRPSVENQGLPALRIRDRKRESFRNANTLNYDFKNIVGENHALKLLLGQEMIVSKDNRVETELHGFPSDFDFQRSLTLTTQADPFSVDNFYSPDDKLLSFFGRANYDFKNRYLLTATFRMDGSSKFLGDNRWGYFPSAAFAWKISEETFLENVKWINTLKLRLSYGEVGNNNIPTGQTIQTYQSYNTSYINGIANYFAPSDVLANPDLKWETTVTQNLALDYSLFNGRVSGSFELYKNLTQDLLLAFRTAGSGYAEQFRNIGEIENTGVEALINITAISTENYGLDLSFNISANKNKINSLGESEDFGWPSGWASSQIGNDFLVNVGSPLGIMYGYQNDGRYEVSDFNFDSATGDYTLIDGIPDNSAVIGDGLVRPGALKIKDTNNDGVVDEDDQTIIGDANPDFIGGFTLGARAYGFDLSAAFNFSVGFDVYNANKIHSNTPRQTGDYGNLTTAFADGVRWTNLDPSTGQLVNDPAQLEALNANTTMWSPYMQRYVFSDWAVEDGSYLRLNTLSLGYTLPESVLSNLGISKLRLYVTANNVFVLTNYSGMDPEVSTRRQTNFTPRVDYSAYPRSRQVAFGLNLNF; encoded by the coding sequence ATGTACAACAATTTAATTGATTTTTTGTTTTTCTATTCAGATAAAGAAAAAACAAAAAGATTTTCTTCAACAAAATCTTTTTCGTTGATGCTATTTGCATTATTTGTTTTCGGTAGTGGGTTTTCTTACTCCCAAAGCATTACAGTAACCGGAACCGTAATTGCACAAGACATTGGTGGACCTGTGCCAGGTGCATCCGTTTTAGTAAAAGGAACATCAAATGGTACGTCTACCGATTTTGATGGTAATTATTCGTTAAATATTTCAAACCCGAATGCAACCTTGGTGTTTTCGTATATTGGTTATGCAACACAAGAAATAAAAGTTGCTGGAAAGTCCACTATTGATGTAGTGCTTGAACCAAGTTCAGAAAACTTAGATGAGGTTGTTGTTATCGGTTACGGAACGTCCCGTAAGTCTGATCTTACTGGCTCTGTCGTCACTATTGGTGGCGATGATCTAAAACAACAAAACATTGCTAATGTTTCTGAGACTTTAACGGGTCGATTAGCGGGAGTACAGGTTTTAAATACAGAAGGGTCACCGGATTCAGAGGTGCAAATTAGAGTAAGAGGAGCCGGATCGCTTACACAAGATAGTGCCCCTTTAGTCATTGTTGACGGCTTTCCAGTAAATAGTATTAACGACATTTCGCCATCGAACATTGAGAATATTAGTGTTTTAAAAGATGCATCTTCTACTGCTATTTACGGATCAAGGGGTGCAAATGGCGTTATTATAGTGACCACAAAAAGCGGTAAAGTAGGAAAAATGGCCGTAAGTCTAAATACCACATATGGTAACAAGACAATCGCAAAAACCATTGATGTTTTAGAGCCTGAAGATTTTGTGTTATGGCAACGTGAATACTGGCTATTGAGAGATACTCCAGAAGTTTATGATGAAACATATGGACTATATCAAGATTATGACCAATATGTTGGAATGCAAGGAAATGACTGGCAAAGACTAATCTATGGTCGAACAGGAGATGTACAAAACCATGATTTATCCGTAAGAGGTGGTTCTGAAAAATTCAACTATAATTTTAATTACGCTCTTTACGATGAAAAAGCAATTATGGTTGGCTCTGACTATAGAAGAAGTAATGTGTCGTTGGCATTAAAAAACAAAGCAAGTGATAAAATAGATTTATCGTTTACAATTCGTTATGCTGATACTGAGGTTAATGGTGGAGGCGCAAACGAACAGAACGAGGTTTCATCTGCGGACTCAAGGCTTAAACATTCTATAAGATACTCACCAATTCCACTGGCAGCTTTTGATCCTACCAATACTGATGAGGCCATTTTTAGTGAATTGGTTAATCCTTTTATCGCAGTTAATGATAACCAACAGCAAAAATTAAGAAAAAACCTTAACTTATTAGGGAGTTTTTCTTGGGATGTGATCAACAATTTAACATTCAGATCTGACGTTGGTTTAAATACCACTAATGATTTAGATTATCGTTTCTATGGGAAATCCACTTATTTTTCTAGTAATAGACCTAGTGTTGAAAACCAAGGTCTTCCTGCTTTAAGAATCAGAGATAGAAAACGTGAAAGTTTTAGAAATGCTAACACTTTAAACTATGACTTCAAAAATATTGTTGGAGAAAACCATGCGCTTAAGCTACTTTTAGGACAGGAAATGATTGTATCTAAGGACAATAGAGTGGAAACTGAGTTACATGGTTTCCCTAGTGACTTTGATTTTCAGAGAAGTTTAACGTTAACAACACAAGCCGATCCTTTTAGTGTTGATAATTTTTATTCACCCGATGATAAACTATTATCTTTTTTCGGCCGTGCAAACTATGATTTTAAAAATAGATATTTATTAACTGCTACGTTTCGTATGGATGGATCTAGTAAATTTCTTGGCGATAACCGTTGGGGCTATTTCCCATCTGCTGCTTTTGCATGGAAAATTTCTGAAGAGACTTTCTTAGAAAATGTCAAATGGATCAATACACTTAAATTAAGATTGAGCTATGGGGAAGTCGGTAATAACAATATTCCAACTGGGCAAACCATACAAACATACCAATCTTATAATACGTCCTATATTAATGGGATAGCTAACTATTTTGCCCCTTCAGATGTTTTAGCGAACCCTGACTTAAAATGGGAAACAACCGTAACACAGAACTTAGCATTGGATTACAGTTTATTTAATGGTAGGGTTAGTGGTTCATTTGAACTTTATAAAAATCTTACACAAGATTTACTTTTAGCTTTCCGGACAGCTGGATCAGGATATGCTGAACAATTCAGAAATATAGGAGAGATTGAAAATACAGGTGTTGAGGCACTTATTAATATTACCGCAATAAGTACCGAAAACTACGGTTTAGATTTATCATTTAACATCAGTGCTAACAAGAATAAAATCAATTCCTTAGGTGAATCAGAAGATTTTGGTTGGCCTTCAGGTTGGGCCTCTAGTCAAATTGGAAATGACTTCCTTGTAAATGTAGGGTCGCCATTAGGTATTATGTATGGTTACCAAAATGACGGTAGATATGAAGTGTCAGATTTTAATTTTGACTCAGCAACGGGCGACTACACCTTAATAGATGGTATTCCAGATAACAGTGCTGTTATTGGAGATGGGCTCGTTAGGCCAGGAGCCCTAAAAATAAAAGATACCAACAATGATGGTGTTGTAGATGAAGATGATCAAACTATAATCGGTGACGCCAATCCAGATTTTATAGGTGGATTTACCTTGGGCGCACGCGCCTACGGTTTTGACCTTAGCGCAGCCTTTAATTTTAGTGTTGGTTTTGATGTCTATAATGCCAACAAAATTCACTCTAACACACCAAGACAAACTGGTGATTATGGTAATTTGACCACTGCATTTGCTGACGGTGTAAGATGGACAAATCTAGATCCCTCCACGGGCCAACTAGTCAATGACCCTGCACAGTTAGAAGCCTTGAACGCTAATACTACAATGTGGTCGCCTTATATGCAACGCTATGTATTTAGTGATTGGGCTGTAGAAGACGGTTCCTACTTAAGATTAAATACATTATCACTAGGTTATACACTGCCAGAGTCAGTCCTTTCAAATCTAGGCATATCCAAGCTTAGATTATATGTTACGGCCAATAATGTATTTGTATTAACCAATTATTCTGGTATGGATCCAGAAGTTTCTACGAGAAGACAAACGAATTTTACTCCTAGAGT
- a CDS encoding T9SS type A sorting domain-containing protein, with amino-acid sequence MKNLLLIIGLIFFTSLGFSQNYYMPTPEGYGESTTGGGNVTPVTVSTYADFKAKIKLSTPQVILVSGTITIAAGQNISEVVTNKTIIGLPNARLVNNTQTQSGSGILNLKNGSNNVIIRNLIFEGPGAYDVDGRDNLTADGCINLWVDHCEFQDGVDGNFDIKGNSDNVTVSWCKFTYLKPAVPDGPGGSNDHRFSNLIGSSDSQAPADGHYSVTFQNCYWAQGCKERMPRARNGQLHILNCYYNTDVSSSRALGFSGGINTLSCYVENSDFANVGTVYQSYGGTVSLEFDNCINGVSNIGSVPQPTYSYSVTPVEDVAAHVSDANCGAGATLDVTTSGEISSSCEGLGVKDSFLAQIRYYPTLVDDILNIEFSAQNYADVEFSLYSVNGQKLSSKTIWANWSGITTIDLSKYSKGIYFIKLQIENNFKIFGLAKS; translated from the coding sequence ATGAAAAATTTACTACTAATTATTGGCCTCATATTTTTTACTAGTTTAGGGTTTAGCCAGAATTATTACATGCCAACACCAGAGGGTTATGGAGAATCAACAACAGGCGGTGGCAATGTTACGCCAGTTACTGTTAGTACTTATGCGGATTTTAAGGCTAAGATAAAGTTGTCTACACCACAAGTTATTTTGGTCTCTGGTACAATTACTATAGCGGCTGGACAGAACATAAGCGAGGTCGTTACCAATAAAACGATCATTGGACTGCCAAATGCGAGGTTGGTAAATAATACACAAACACAATCAGGATCCGGTATTTTGAATTTGAAAAATGGATCTAATAACGTCATTATTCGTAATCTCATTTTCGAAGGACCAGGTGCCTATGATGTGGATGGACGTGATAATCTTACAGCAGATGGTTGTATCAATCTTTGGGTAGACCATTGTGAATTTCAAGATGGAGTGGATGGTAATTTTGATATTAAGGGAAATTCGGATAACGTTACAGTATCTTGGTGCAAATTCACTTATCTTAAACCTGCAGTTCCAGATGGTCCAGGAGGGTCTAATGATCATAGGTTTTCCAATTTGATAGGTTCAAGTGATTCCCAAGCACCTGCGGACGGTCATTATAGTGTGACTTTTCAAAATTGTTATTGGGCTCAAGGTTGTAAGGAAAGAATGCCAAGAGCAAGAAATGGACAACTCCATATTCTAAACTGTTATTACAACACGGATGTTTCGAGTTCTAGAGCATTAGGTTTTAGTGGAGGAATCAATACACTATCTTGTTATGTTGAAAACTCAGACTTTGCCAATGTTGGGACTGTGTATCAAAGTTATGGAGGAACAGTATCATTGGAATTTGATAATTGCATTAATGGGGTTTCCAATATAGGGTCTGTGCCTCAACCTACATATTCTTATAGTGTAACTCCTGTTGAAGATGTAGCTGCTCATGTGAGTGATGCCAATTGTGGGGCAGGAGCAACGCTAGATGTTACAACTTCAGGCGAGATATCTTCGAGCTGCGAAGGTCTTGGTGTGAAAGATAGTTTTCTTGCCCAGATTAGATATTACCCAACTTTGGTGGATGATATATTGAATATCGAATTTTCTGCTCAAAACTATGCTGACGTTGAATTTTCACTTTATTCCGTAAATGGACAAAAGTTAAGTTCGAAGACAATATGGGCTAACTGGAGTGGGATAACTACGATAGATTTAAGTAAATATTCTAAAGGTATATACTTTATTAAACTTCAGATTGAAAATAATTTTAAAATCTTTGGTTTAGCAAAAAGCTAG
- a CDS encoding T9SS type A sorting domain-containing protein, whose protein sequence is MKKNLQLLVFPLLFMSLLLQAQDNVWDFGNDETNFPVGPAFSDTRVIDGLTLVGGGSDFATIEPNSGTWTDGYSSTNRLKSEGNSSVDGSGLPTRRYMEFPVSGSVTVKLWFRFSGSGTPRAVIVADATGTEVMRFNSLGDTDRRYIEADYTGGATTLLVFSEGNAVNYYKLETATIAPPQEDKTWDFGNDVTNFPVGPAFSDTRVIDGLTLVGGGSDFATIEPNSGTWDDGYTSTNRLKSEGNSSVDGSGLPTRRYMEFPITGPVSVKLWYRFSGSGTPRAVVISDNTGAEVARFDSLGDSDRRYLEANYTGSGTSLLVFSENNAVNYYKLEVSSALLNINDEALGINASLKSVNDRVFLSNVNSNTEVDIYSITGTRLKTIKTNNDVDFVLRPGIYIARIKTNRGEKSIKLITY, encoded by the coding sequence ATGAAAAAAAATTTACAATTATTAGTATTCCCTCTACTTTTTATGTCTTTACTTCTGCAAGCTCAAGACAACGTATGGGATTTTGGGAATGACGAAACAAATTTCCCTGTTGGTCCAGCTTTTTCAGACACAAGAGTCATTGATGGCTTAACCTTAGTAGGTGGCGGTTCTGATTTTGCTACCATTGAACCAAATTCAGGCACATGGACAGATGGTTACTCATCTACTAATCGTTTAAAATCTGAAGGAAACAGTTCAGTTGACGGTTCTGGTTTACCTACGAGAAGATATATGGAGTTTCCAGTGTCTGGATCAGTTACTGTTAAACTTTGGTTTAGATTTAGTGGTAGTGGTACACCACGTGCGGTAATTGTAGCTGATGCCACAGGTACAGAAGTAATGCGTTTTAACTCTTTAGGTGATACTGACCGCAGGTATATAGAAGCTGACTATACTGGTGGAGCCACAACTTTATTAGTCTTTTCAGAGGGCAATGCTGTAAATTATTATAAACTTGAAACGGCAACAATTGCACCACCTCAAGAGGATAAAACATGGGATTTTGGCAACGATGTAACCAACTTCCCTGTAGGACCAGCTTTTTCAGATACCAGAGTAATAGATGGTTTAACATTAGTAGGGGGTGGTTCTGATTTCGCAACAATTGAACCTAATTCTGGAACTTGGGATGACGGTTACACATCAACTAACAGATTAAAGTCTGAAGGCAATAGCTCAGTTGATGGTTCTGGCTTACCAACTAGGCGCTATATGGAATTTCCGATTACAGGTCCTGTTTCAGTTAAATTATGGTATAGATTTAGTGGAAGTGGCACACCTCGTGCTGTAGTTATTTCAGATAATACAGGTGCAGAAGTAGCACGTTTCGATTCTTTAGGTGATAGTGATCGTAGATATTTAGAAGCTAATTATACAGGGAGTGGTACTTCGTTATTGGTGTTTTCCGAAAACAATGCAGTTAATTATTACAAATTAGAAGTAAGCAGTGCTCTACTCAACATTAATGACGAAGCTCTAGGTATAAATGCTAGTTTAAAATCTGTAAATGATCGCGTATTTTTATCTAATGTAAACTCAAATACTGAGGTTGATATTTATTCTATTACTGGAACAAGATTAAAAACTATTAAAACAAATAATGATGTAGACTTTGTTTTACGTCCTGGTATTTATATTGCAAGAATTAAAACTAACAGAGGAGAAAAATCTATTAAACTTATAACTTACTAG
- a CDS encoding glycoside hydrolase family 28 protein, giving the protein MTFVLALSVFSCKENKTENEKTATLNNNVWSQLDEIVSSVSEPEIPNSEFNILDYGAKPDSISYNTEAFKKAIAACTEKGGGKVIVPKGKYLTGAIHLDNNINLHLEEGAEILFSTNPKDFLPLVATSYEGVELMNYSPLIYAHKKSNIAITGKGILNGQASNDNWWSWCGKDTYGWKKGMPQQKDSLNLPRLMEMGQNGTPLSERVFGEGHYLRPTFLQPYECNNVLIKGVKIVNAPFWIIHPFKSNNVIVDDVTVESHGPNNDGCDPEYSKNVIIKNCTFNTGDDCIAIKAGRDAEGRRVAIKSENIVVQNCKMIDGHGGVVIGSEMSAGVTNVYVENCEMNSPNLDRAIRLKTNSRRGGTIDGVYVRNVNVGQVKEAVLKLNMHYATYTNQTGEFIPVIKNIHLENVKVQNGGYYGILAKGYEESPITNVTLKNVIIEKVDEAFSLEHVSNLKLIDTYINGSLMQSPPKTKE; this is encoded by the coding sequence ATGACATTTGTTTTAGCTTTGAGTGTTTTCTCTTGTAAAGAAAATAAAACAGAAAACGAAAAAACTGCCACCTTAAATAACAATGTTTGGTCTCAATTGGACGAAATCGTCTCAAGTGTATCAGAGCCAGAAATCCCTAATTCAGAATTCAATATTTTAGACTATGGCGCAAAGCCAGATAGCATATCGTACAACACAGAAGCCTTCAAAAAAGCTATTGCAGCTTGCACAGAAAAAGGTGGAGGAAAAGTCATTGTGCCAAAAGGAAAATATCTTACAGGAGCCATTCATTTAGATAATAACATAAATCTGCACCTAGAGGAAGGAGCAGAAATATTGTTCAGTACTAATCCAAAAGATTTTTTGCCATTAGTAGCTACATCTTATGAAGGTGTAGAGCTCATGAATTATTCACCATTAATTTACGCGCACAAAAAATCGAACATTGCTATTACTGGCAAAGGAATTTTAAACGGTCAGGCAAGTAACGATAACTGGTGGAGTTGGTGCGGAAAAGACACCTACGGTTGGAAAAAAGGAATGCCTCAACAAAAAGACAGTCTCAACTTGCCAAGATTAATGGAAATGGGACAAAACGGAACACCTCTAAGTGAACGTGTTTTTGGTGAAGGCCATTATTTAAGACCAACGTTTTTGCAGCCTTATGAATGTAACAATGTCTTAATTAAAGGCGTGAAAATTGTAAATGCACCATTTTGGATTATTCATCCATTTAAATCTAATAATGTCATTGTAGATGATGTCACCGTAGAAAGTCATGGCCCTAACAACGATGGTTGTGATCCAGAATATTCTAAAAACGTAATCATCAAAAATTGTACTTTTAATACTGGTGACGATTGTATCGCTATAAAAGCAGGAAGAGACGCAGAAGGTAGAAGAGTGGCTATTAAAAGCGAAAATATCGTCGTACAAAATTGTAAGATGATTGATGGTCATGGTGGCGTTGTTATCGGTAGCGAAATGTCTGCTGGAGTGACTAATGTATATGTTGAAAATTGTGAAATGAACAGTCCAAACCTGGACCGAGCTATTCGTTTAAAAACCAACTCCAGAAGAGGCGGAACAATTGATGGTGTATATGTAAGAAATGTTAATGTCGGACAAGTAAAAGAAGCGGTGTTAAAATTAAACATGCATTACGCAACCTACACCAATCAAACTGGAGAGTTTATTCCCGTAATTAAAAATATACATCTCGAAAATGTGAAAGTTCAAAACGGCGGTTATTATGGTATTTTGGCAAAAGGTTATGAAGAGTCGCCAATAACTAACGTGACCTTAAAGAACGTGATCATAGAAAAAGTAGATGAAGCTTTTTCTCTAGAGCATGTTTCTAACTTAAAGCTTATAGACACTTATATTAATGGCTCATTAATGCAAAGCCCACCAAAAACTAAAGAGTAA